The Dokdonia sp. 4H-3-7-5 genomic interval CTGCTACTCCTCCTGTCATATACTCACAACCATGATCACCTATACCTTCTACAACAGCTCTAGCTCCCGAGTTACGTACACAAAAACGCTCTCCAGCCTTTCCATTGATGTAAGCCTCTCCAGCAGTGGCACCGTAAAATGCTACGTTTCCAATAATGACATTATCCTCAGGAATTATGGTTGCCTCTACAGGTACTTTTACAATCACTTTTGCTCCAGAAAGTCCTTTGCCTATATAGTCATTTGTATTTCCAGTAACCGAAAGTGTTAGTCCATGCGTTGCAAATGCTGCAAAACTCTGCCCAGCCGAACCTTCAAAGTTGATTTTTAATGTATTTTCTGGCAGCCCATTAACTCCATAAATTTTTGAGATCTCATTACTTAAAATGGCTCCTACTGCTCTGTCTTCATTTGTAATCTTAAGATCAAGCGTGGTTTTCTCTTTTCTGAATAATGCAGGGTGCGCCTGAGATATAATTTTAAAATCTAATGCTTTTTCTAAATCATGATCTTGCTTTTCGATATTTCTCAAGGATTGCCCTTCCTTAACGTCTACTTTATGAAGAATAGGAGACAAATCGAGTCCTAATGCTTTGTACTGATCTATAGCGGTGTTTCGCTCTAGTTTTTGCACTTGCCCAACCATTTCATCTACGGTCTTGAAGCCAAGCTTTGCCATAATCTCACGAAGCTCTTGCGCTACGAAATACATGAAGTTAACTACATGTTCTGGCTTTCCTTTGAAACGTTTACGTAACTCTGGGTTTTGCGTAGCAATTCCCACAGGACATGTATTTAAGTGACATACACGCATCATAATACATCCAGAAGCCACTAGCGGTGCTGTGGCAAAACCAAACTCCTCTGCTCCTAAAAGACATGCAATTGCTACGTCTCTACCGGTTTTGAGTTGGCCATCACATTCTAATCTCACACGACCACGCAAATCATTCATAACGAGTGTTTGCTGCGCTTCGGCGAGTCCTAACTCCCACGGAAGTCCCGTATGTTTTAATGAAGTAAGCGGCGTTGCACCAGTACCTCCATCATGACCAGATATTAAAATCACATCTGCCTTAGCTTTTGCAACACCTGCAGCCACAGTCCCCACCCCTACTTCTGACACTAATTTTACATTAATGCGCGCCTCTCTATTTGCAGATTTAAGGTCATAAATAAGCTGTGATAAATCTTCAATCGAGTAAATATCATGGTGCGGTGGTGGAGAAATCAATCCTACATATGGAGTAGAATTACGTGTTTTTGCAATTTCTGGATTTACTTTAGGCCCAGGCAACTGCCCTCCTTCACCAGGCTTTGCTCCCTGCGCCATTTTGATTTGAATCTCTGCAGCATTTGTAAGATAATTTGAAGTAACTCCAAAACGTCCAGAAGCTACTTGCTTGATTGCACTGTTTTTCCAGTCTCCATTTACATCTTTATAAAAACGCTCTTGATTTTCTCCTCCTTCACCAGAATTAGATTTACCATCTATACGATTCATCGCTACAGCTAGTGTCTCATGCGCTTCTTTACTGATAGATCCATAAGACATTGCTCCCGTTTTAAAACGCTTTACAATATCCGTCCATGGCTCTACTTCTTCAATATCTATAGGATCATAATTTGTAAATTCAAACAACCCTCTAATGGTCATTAGTTGTTTTGCTTGATTATTTACACGATCTGCATACTCCTTATAAATTACAGGCTTATTGCTTCGTACAGATTCTTGAAGTTTTGCAATCGTAAGCGGATTAAACAAATGAGCCTCCCCGTCTCTTCGCCATCTGTACTCACCACCTATTTCTAGAGGTAAGTCTGCAGCAATTTCTTTCTTATCGTAAGCAGCTGTATGACGCTTACTTATTTCTCCTTCTAATTGATGCAATCCTACACCCTCAATTCTAGTCACCGTGCGAGGAAAGTATTTTGAAACTACTTTTTTACTAATACCTATACATTCAAATAATTGCGAACTGCGATATGAATTGAGTGTAGAAATACCAATCTTATTCATCACCTTGAGCACTCCTTTACCTACAGCCTTATTGAAGTTTTGAATAGCCTCCTCCACATCTACACTAGCAAGCTCAAGGTCTTCTGGATGATTTTCTATAATCTCATTTACCATATATGGGTTAATCGCGCTCGCGCCATAACCAAATAATAATGCAAAGTGATGCACTTCCCTAGGCTCTGCAGACTCAATAATTAAACTTAACTGAGATCTCTTCTTATGAGTTGCTAGTCCGTTGTTTACATAAGAACATGCTAACAATGCTGGTATAGGTGCCTCTGTAATTGACGTATTTCTATCTGATAGAATAACAATATTTGCACCCTCATCAAGCTGCTTACTTACATTTTGCAACAGTTTTTCTAGTGCTTCCTCGAGGCCATTATGACCTCTCTCTACCTGATATAACATCGGTACAGAAACTACTTTAAAGTTTTTGTCATCTAGACTTTTAATCTTGTCTAAATCTTGTTTTGATATAACTGGGTTCTGGATTTTAAGTTTTCTACAATGCGCGGCATTTATGTCGAAAATATTATAATCGGCTCCCAGGGTTAAAGAAATATCTGTAATCAGCTCCTCTCTTATTCCATCAAGAGGCGGATTTGTTACTTGAGCAAATAATTGTTTAAAGTAATTATAAATGAGCTGCGGTCTTTCTGAAAGCGCAGCAATAGGAGCATCATTACCCATAGAACCTATAGGCTCCTTGGCATTTGCAGCCATGGGTAATATGATGGTATTTATATCTTCTTGTGTGTACCCAAAGGTGATTAAACGATCCTTAAGCGGTGCTTCATTTAAAAATAGCGGACACTCATTATAAGGAATATTCCTTAAGTGAATTAAATTTTCATCAAGCCATTCTTGATAAGGGTTACGCGTAGCAATCTCCTCTTTTATTTCCTCATCGTTAATGATACGACCTTGCGCCATATCTACTAGAAACATCTTACCAGGTTCTAAACGACCGTGAAACTGTACATTGCTAGGCTCAATATCTACTACACCAATTTCTGAAGCCATAATCACGTAGCCATCCTTTGTAACAGAATAACGCGATGGACGCAATCCATTACGATCAAGTACCGCTCCTATATAATTACCATCTGTAAATGGAATAGATGCAGGACCATCCCAAGGCTCCATTAGGCAGGAGTTAAATTCATAAAAAGCACGTTTTGCAGGAGACATTTCCTTATTTTTCTCCCATGCTTCTGGCACGAGCATCATCATTACCTCTGGAAGTGAGCGACCTGTCATTAATAACAGCTCCACCACCATATCCATAGAAGCACTATCAGATTTGCCTGGTATCACCACTGGAAGAACAGCTTTAATATCCTCTCCAAAGAGCGGACTCTCCATAAGTTCTTCTCTGGAATACATACGAGTTACATTGCCTCGCAACGTATTAATCTCTCCATTATGGCACATGTATCTAAAAGGCTGCGCAAGATCCCATGTAGGGAATGTATTTGTTGAAAAACGCTGATGCACAAGTGCCAGGCGCGTCACAACCCTAGGATCCATCAAGTCCTTATAATAAACCTTAATGTCTTGAGGCATTAATAGCCCCTTATAAATTATTGTTTTGGTTGAAAAACTAGGTACATAAAAGAATGAACTTTCAGATAGCTTAGAATCATATATAGTGTGTTCTGCAATTTTACGTGCAGTAAATAATTTTAAGTTGAATGCAAATTCTGGAGTGTGTTTTTGTTGCGCTTTCGCGAAAGCGGGATTTTTATCACCACCGTCATATGAAACAAAGATTTGCTTTACAAAGGGCTCAGAAACCTGAGCAATCTCACCTAAGATAGATTTATCTACCGGCACATCTCTCCATCCTATAATATGTATGCCCTGATCTGTAAGACTCTTTTCAAACACCGAAATACAGTAATCTCGTTGATTTTGTTTAAGAGGGAGAAACACATTACTCACAGCATAACTTCCTTCTTGTGGCAACTCAAAATCACAGCTAGCTTGAAAATAATCATGAGGAATATCTATAAGTATTCCTGCACCATCTCCCGTTCTTCCATCTGCACTTACTGCTCCTCGATGCTCTAGTTTTTCAAGAATTTCTAGTGCTTTGTGGATAATGTCGTTTGACTTTATTCCTTTTAAACTACAAATGAATCCTGCTCCACAAGCATCGTGTTCAAATTCTCTTAAATATAATCCCTGATCCTTAAGCATTGTCTACATTTTTATGGTGAAACCATTATTACTTATTCACAAGATAATCCTACTTATCTAAGGGTCAAAAATCACATCTCATTATTACGATTAATGAAATATAGATACTTAATATTTCACAAAAGTTCATTATTAGGTATGTTATTTTATCATATTCTGACTCTTAAATTATCTTAAAAACTACGAAAACGTTATAGCTATTTTAATAAATACTGTTAAAATCAATAATATCCTCAACAATAACGCTTAATTACTACAAAAAGCGCAACAACCTCAAAACACATATCTCAATAAAATCACAAATTATTTATCACACCCCTAATTTTAAAGGGGTCATTTTAAAAAAATCATAAAAATTTACAAAACACCTACCTATTTCACACCCTTAACTAAATTTTAAGATACATTTGAGACCTAATCAACAAAATATTACACTCTTATGAAGTTCATTATTACGTTCTTAGTGCTGGCCATTACCACCACTTCCTTATTTGCTCAAGAAGAATCAACAAAGAAAAAATTTAGTGTAGAGGGAAGCGTCGATACTTACTTTAGACAAAATCTTTCTGGACCAAATGGTGAGGATGCTATCGCACCAAACACCTCTTTTGCAAATCGCAATGGCTTTGCAATAGGTATGGCAAATGTGATAGGCTCTTTTGAAAGTGAAAATGGAAAAGTAGGTGCAGTCGCAGATTTAGTTTTTGGCCCTAGAGGTGAAGAAGCTGTTTTCCTATCTGGACCTTCTTCAAACATTGTAAACCAACTATACGTTTACTGGAATGTTTCGGAAAAAGTAAAACTTACTTTAGGAAATTTCAATACGTTCTTAGGTTATGAAGTAATCTCTCCCACTCTTAACTTCAACTACTCTACGTCTTATATGTTTTCATATGGACCATTTTCTCATACAGGTATAAAAGCAGATTTTACACTATCTGAAGATTGGAGCGCAATGCTTGGTGTACTCAACCAGACAGATGCAACAGAATTTAATTTTGACAACGACTATACATTAGGCGCTCAATTAGGTTATAAAACCACTTACCTTAACTTTCTATATGGAAAACAAGGAGGAAGCACAGAAAGTACGCTCCAAGTAGATCTTACTACTGGTCACGATCTATCAGATGACTTTTACCTAGGTCTCAACGCTACATACAATGATACAGACGGAGCTTCATTTTATGGAGTAGCTCTATACCCACAGTACAAAACATCAGAATCTTTTACACTAGGACTGAGAGGAGAATACTTTGCAGAAGCTGAAGGTGGTGCTGGAGCCATAGGAGGTTATGATGATGAAGGAGATGCATCTGTACTTGCACTTACTCTTACTGGAAGTTATACCGTAGGTGACCTTACCATCAAACCAGAATTTCGTTTAGACAGTGCTAGTGAAGACACCTTCCTTGATACTGACCTTGAGCCTAACAGCTCATTATCTTCATTTCTAATCGCAGGCATATATAAATTTTAAATAACCTAAAACATGAAAAAAATAGAAGCAATCATACGTAAATCCAAATTTTCGGCAGTAAAAAAAGCACTGCATGATGTGGGTGTAAACTTCTTCTCCTATTGGGATGTTACTGGACTTGGTAACGAAAAAAAAGGTTCTGTTTACCGCGGCGTGAGCTATAGCACCAGCGACATACAACGACGCTATTTAAGCATCGTAGTAAATAATGAATTTGAAGAAATTACAATCAAAACAATTATCGAGTCTGCTCGTACTGGCGATGTAGGTGACGGTAAAATCTTTGTCTCAGACATAAGCGAGTGCTATCGCATACGCACCGGAGAGAAAGGAAATCAAACACTCAAGTAGTCTAAAAACTTATAATAATATAGCATTAACAACTTATGGAAATTTTAACTGTAAATAACGTATGGATGATGATCTGTACTGGTCTTGTCTTCTTCATGCACCTTGGCTTTTCATTTTTAGAAATAGGTCTTACTCGTCAAAAAAACACCATCAACATTCTCTTTAAGAATATTTTTATCATCACAGTAGGTCTTCTACTTTATTGCTTAGTAGGCTTTAATCTTATGTATCCCGGAGAGTTTAATGGGTTTTTAGGCTTTGCAGGTTTTGGACTAGATGCACCTCTTAACGCAGAAGGTGTTCTTGATCTTACATATAACGAAGGCTACACCTACTGGACAGACTTCCTTTTTCAAGGGATGTTTGCAGCAACAGCAGCAACCATTGTATCTGGTGCCGTAGCAGAGCGTATTAAAATAGGTCCTTTTATGGTCTTTGTA includes:
- a CDS encoding porin is translated as MKFIITFLVLAITTTSLFAQEESTKKKFSVEGSVDTYFRQNLSGPNGEDAIAPNTSFANRNGFAIGMANVIGSFESENGKVGAVADLVFGPRGEEAVFLSGPSSNIVNQLYVYWNVSEKVKLTLGNFNTFLGYEVISPTLNFNYSTSYMFSYGPFSHTGIKADFTLSEDWSAMLGVLNQTDATEFNFDNDYTLGAQLGYKTTYLNFLYGKQGGSTESTLQVDLTTGHDLSDDFYLGLNATYNDTDGASFYGVALYPQYKTSESFTLGLRGEYFAEAEGGAGAIGGYDDEGDASVLALTLTGSYTVGDLTIKPEFRLDSASEDTFLDTDLEPNSSLSSFLIAGIYKF
- the gltB gene encoding glutamate synthase large subunit, encoding MLKDQGLYLREFEHDACGAGFICSLKGIKSNDIIHKALEILEKLEHRGAVSADGRTGDGAGILIDIPHDYFQASCDFELPQEGSYAVSNVFLPLKQNQRDYCISVFEKSLTDQGIHIIGWRDVPVDKSILGEIAQVSEPFVKQIFVSYDGGDKNPAFAKAQQKHTPEFAFNLKLFTARKIAEHTIYDSKLSESSFFYVPSFSTKTIIYKGLLMPQDIKVYYKDLMDPRVVTRLALVHQRFSTNTFPTWDLAQPFRYMCHNGEINTLRGNVTRMYSREELMESPLFGEDIKAVLPVVIPGKSDSASMDMVVELLLMTGRSLPEVMMMLVPEAWEKNKEMSPAKRAFYEFNSCLMEPWDGPASIPFTDGNYIGAVLDRNGLRPSRYSVTKDGYVIMASEIGVVDIEPSNVQFHGRLEPGKMFLVDMAQGRIINDEEIKEEIATRNPYQEWLDENLIHLRNIPYNECPLFLNEAPLKDRLITFGYTQEDINTIILPMAANAKEPIGSMGNDAPIAALSERPQLIYNYFKQLFAQVTNPPLDGIREELITDISLTLGADYNIFDINAAHCRKLKIQNPVISKQDLDKIKSLDDKNFKVVSVPMLYQVERGHNGLEEALEKLLQNVSKQLDEGANIVILSDRNTSITEAPIPALLACSYVNNGLATHKKRSQLSLIIESAEPREVHHFALLFGYGASAINPYMVNEIIENHPEDLELASVDVEEAIQNFNKAVGKGVLKVMNKIGISTLNSYRSSQLFECIGISKKVVSKYFPRTVTRIEGVGLHQLEGEISKRHTAAYDKKEIAADLPLEIGGEYRWRRDGEAHLFNPLTIAKLQESVRSNKPVIYKEYADRVNNQAKQLMTIRGLFEFTNYDPIDIEEVEPWTDIVKRFKTGAMSYGSISKEAHETLAVAMNRIDGKSNSGEGGENQERFYKDVNGDWKNSAIKQVASGRFGVTSNYLTNAAEIQIKMAQGAKPGEGGQLPGPKVNPEIAKTRNSTPYVGLISPPPHHDIYSIEDLSQLIYDLKSANREARINVKLVSEVGVGTVAAGVAKAKADVILISGHDGGTGATPLTSLKHTGLPWELGLAEAQQTLVMNDLRGRVRLECDGQLKTGRDVAIACLLGAEEFGFATAPLVASGCIMMRVCHLNTCPVGIATQNPELRKRFKGKPEHVVNFMYFVAQELREIMAKLGFKTVDEMVGQVQKLERNTAIDQYKALGLDLSPILHKVDVKEGQSLRNIEKQDHDLEKALDFKIISQAHPALFRKEKTTLDLKITNEDRAVGAILSNEISKIYGVNGLPENTLKINFEGSAGQSFAAFATHGLTLSVTGNTNDYIGKGLSGAKVIVKVPVEATIIPEDNVIIGNVAFYGATAGEAYINGKAGERFCVRNSGARAVVEGIGDHGCEYMTGGVAVILGAVGRNFGAGMSGGIAYVYDVDSSLSRKANSEGLNFLKVEETQDREELRQLVENHYNATQSPLAQRFLENWDVEIGNFTKVLPEEYRQALIRLEEEQKLAN
- a CDS encoding P-II family nitrogen regulator, which produces MKKIEAIIRKSKFSAVKKALHDVGVNFFSYWDVTGLGNEKKGSVYRGVSYSTSDIQRRYLSIVVNNEFEEITIKTIIESARTGDVGDGKIFVSDISECYRIRTGEKGNQTLK